A single window of Vigna radiata var. radiata cultivar VC1973A chromosome 4, Vradiata_ver6, whole genome shotgun sequence DNA harbors:
- the LOC106759411 gene encoding ras-related protein RABA5e, translating to MAENGDGDGAEEYLFKVVLIGDSAVGKSNLLSRFARNEFDSNSKATIGVEFQTQVVEIDGKEVKAQIWDTAGQERFRAVTSAYYRGAVGALVVYDISRRGTFDGIKRWLEELTTQNDSTVARMLVGNKCDLENIREVSTEEGKNLAEEEGLFFMETSALDSTNVQTAFEIVIREIYNNISRKTLNSDSYKAELSVNRVSLVNGAGSKQGLSCCSR from the exons ATGGCGGAGAATGGCGACGGCGATGGCGCCGAGGAGTACCTCTTCAAGGTCGTGCTAATCGGGGACTCTGCGGTCGGCAAGTCCAACCTACTGTCGCGGTTCGCGCGGAATGAGTTCGACAGCAACTCCAAGGCCACGATTGGGGTGGAATTCCAGACGCAGGTGGTGGAGATCGACGGCAAGGAGGTCAAGGCGCAGATCTGGGACACTGCGGGCCAGGAGCGCTTCCGAGCCGTCACTTCTGCTTACTACAGAGGCGCCGTTGGAGCGCTAGTCGTCTACGATATCAGCAGGAGAGGCACCTTCGACGGCATCAAGCGTTGGCTCGAAGAGCTCACTA CTCAAAATGACAGCACCGTAGCAAGAATGTTGGTGGGAAACAAATGTGACTTGGAGAATATTAGAGAGGTGAGCACAGAAGAGGGAAAAAATCTTGCAGAAGAAGAGGGTCTGTTCTTTATGGAGACATCTGCACTCGATTCTACGAATGTCCAAACAGCTTTCGAGATTGTTATCCGTGAAATATACAACAATATCAGCCGTAAAACATTGAATTCTGATTCTTACAAGGCTGAGTTGTCTGTGAATCGAGTAAGCTTGGTTAATGGGGCAGGATCAAAGCAAGGTCTTTCTTGTTGTTCTCGATGA